A stretch of the Panicum virgatum strain AP13 chromosome 9N, P.virgatum_v5, whole genome shotgun sequence genome encodes the following:
- the LOC120692364 gene encoding uncharacterized protein LOC120692364 produces the protein MQLSFLPHVAMCCLALALLLPSHAAATAPPAGTIQRVTKQQILASIPPHWDENPVLFLTSPSGKYAAYFMRSQTAPGAGGLGADFCYLEVLDTTAPGAEGRSVWESECLAVSTVNTCALVFSWNGLEVFDGSTSVWHTHDAQSDEHNFLETLQLVDQGDMRILDKGGELAWKASDEPRAAQHCGMPGSPGLTSALPPFAEPIGHGGSSDLPFGDGNGADGAGVGAGSVAQPEAPLPPLPQPELPLAPLPQEEDELGGAAATGQAGASAGQVFGFGNQPLVDNSPYDSGALKHGCSLVGISVALGFGVAVAMGMGL, from the coding sequence ATGCAGCTTAGCTTTCTTCCCCATGTCGCTATGTGCTGCCTCGCGCTAGCCCTTCTGCTCCCGTCCcacgccgcggcgacggcgccgccggccggcacgATCCAGCGCGTGACCAAGCAGCAGATCCTGGCGAGCATCCCGCCGCACTGGGACGAGAACCCCGTGCTGTTCCTGACCTCGCCGTCGGGCAAGTACGCGGCCTACTTCATGCGCAGCCAGAccgcccccggcgccggcggcctcggcgccgaCTTCTGCTACTTGGAGGTGCTGGACACGACGGCGCCCGGCGCGGAGGGCCGGAGCGTGTGGGAGTCGGAGTGCCTGGCCGTGAGCACGGTGAACACGTGCGCGCTCGTCTTCTCGTGGAACGGGCTGGAGGTGTTCGACGGGAGCACCTCGGTGTGGCACACCCACGACGCGCAGTCCGACGAGCACAACTTCCTGGAGACGCTGCAGCTGGTGGACCAGGGCGACATGCGCATCCTCGACAAGGGCGGGGAGCTGGCGTGGAAGGCCAGCGACGAGCCCCGGGCCGCGCAGCACTGCGGGATGCCCGGATCGCCCGGCCTGACCTCCGCGCTGCCCCCGTTCGCCGAGCCGATCGGGCACGGGGGGAGCAGCGACCTGCCGTTCGGCGATGGCAACGGCGCCGACGGTGCCGGCGTCGGAGCTGGCAGTGTGGCGCAGCCCGAGGCACCGCTGCCGCCTTTGCCGCAGCCCGAGCTGCCGCTCGCGCCGTTGCCGCAGGAAGAGGATGAGttaggtggcgccgccgccacggggcAAGCCGGGGCGAGCGCGGGACAGGTGTTCGGTTTCGGCAACCAGCCGCTGGTGGACAACAGCCCGTACGACAGTGGGGCGCTGAAGCACGGATGCAGCCTCGTTGGGATCTCGGTTGCTTTGGGTTTCGGTGTCGCCGTCGCCATGGGTATGGGTCTCTGA
- the LOC120687495 gene encoding proline-rich protein 4-like, giving the protein MGTRPPQAAALFAALLAVSFGAAAWKAEAAAAPPVVVGSIKCLDCSPNSANAEDALKGLQVAIKCKSAADESYETKAVGPLDGDGVFRIPLAADLLRDDGSLDGDCFAQLHSAPDTPCVGQAPPRIAPSLSQDGSADTTSATYLEAAADTVFSPVACACGKKKKRFMFGPPPPPPPRPTPNTPTPTPTPTYGPPTPTPTPVPEPRPPAPEEPEPFFKKKPKMKFMHKKKPCPPLADDDSTPPAAGGRQEKLAKKLN; this is encoded by the exons ATGGGGACTCGTCCTCCCCAAGCCGCGGCTCTTTTCGCTGCGCTCTTGGCCGTCAGCTTCGGCGCGGCGGCTTGGAAGgccgaggcggcagcggcgccaccGGTCGTGGTTGGCTCGATCAAGTGCCTCGACTGCTCCCCCAACAGTGCCAATGCCGAAGATGCCCTCAAAG GCCTGCAGGTAGCGATCAAGTGCAAATCCGCCGCCGACGAGTCCTACGAGACGAAGGCGGTCGGCCccctcgacggcgacggcgtcttCCGAATCCCTCTCGCCGCCGATCTCCTGCGCGACGACGGGAGCCTGGACGGTGACTGCTTCGCCCAGCTCCACAGCGCGCCCGACACGCCGTGCGTCGGCCAGGCGCCGCCCAGGATCGCGCCCAGCCTGAGCCAAGACGGCTCCGCCGACACCACCAGCGCGACCTACCTCGAGGCCGCGGCCGACACGGTGTTCTCCCCCGTCGCGTGCGCCTGCGGCAAAAAGAAGAAGCGCTTCATgttcggcccgccgccgccgccgccgcccaggccaaCCCCGAACaccccgacgccgacgccgacgccgacgtacGGCCCCCCGACACCGACGCCCACGCCCGTGCCGGAGCCCAGGCCCCCGGCGCCGGAGGAGCCCGAGCCGTTCTTCAAGAAGAAGCCGAAGATGAAATTCATGCACAAGAAGAAGCCgtgcccgccgctcgccgacgACGACTCGACCCCGCCTGCGGCAGGCGGGCGGCAGGAAAAGCTCGCCAAGAAACTGAACTAG
- the LOC120687189 gene encoding uncharacterized protein LOC120687189 produces the protein MGSFLQHIDAGAKRMILLNILWLYCREEGRMEGKGVAAAAALCCMLVMLSVSGQQQVAGFTGFSGCFGSCYPACREGNPAWLCTIKCVESCTIDLHEVPVAAFGAGDCSKICLSSICGATDTGDGKRRLLTQQSCF, from the coding sequence ATGGGCTCGTTTCTGCAACACATAGATGCTGGTGCAAAACGAATGATCCTCTTGAACATTCTCTGGCTCTACTGCAGGGAGGAGGGACGGATGGAAGGGAAGggagttgctgctgctgctgctctctgCTGCATGCTCGTCATGCTGTCCGTGTCAGGCCAGCAGCAGGTGGCCGGATTCACAGGGTTCTCTGGTTGCTTCGGCAGCTGCTACCCTGCCTGCAGGGAGGGCAACCCAGCGTGGCTCTGCACAATCAAGTGCGTGGAGTCCTGCACCATCGACTTACACGAGGTGCCCGTTGCCGCGTTCGGTGCCGGCGACTGCTCCAAGATCTGCCTCTCCTCCATCTGCGGCGCGACCGACACCGGTGATGGCAAGAGGCGCTTGTTAACACAGCAATCTTGCTTTTGA
- the LOC120689329 gene encoding uncharacterized protein LOC120689329 has translation MAGDGEQSSLETTVDEMLTTLTDLTAKVSDLATQTAALKPLLPLAKQLDGLPDKVTTLQAAAFEGSNQIAALSLVVLRLEKAQRGDKEPSEVDAAGGGCLRTNTPERRRVPYASLHLTGSAQLWFCRLELTTGTSSWHRFTQLVQQRFGPSMTDGLVGEMMLLRRDGIVDDYTDKFLALACRDAELTESQLVQMNTASLVNPLKTDIALRRPTSLDDAIMFARAYEQRMLLSASNPGHTWSIRSASRAASTPATASHTPSASAHESASSAAAGSGGTMSLTSTLPRRRLSPAEMSQRRAEGLCYNCDEKFVTGHRCKKLFVIEIVGFDDADTNPTAATISATDDTPGISLHAIIGVRARGCQTIKVLVSIGNMTGIVLLDSGSSHNFINVDMARRAGVPLQPCPHLAVTVTNGDRVASPVKALAQHIGISGEAFDIDFYALPLGDYDMVLGIQWLGTLGPVLWVVARHKLRFTRSGKRITWTGIDTTPGLASVSLMSHDGDLLDALLEEFDSLFTEPQGLPRNVTSATASASSQALEPSPTSAFSSLALLIRKRDDAMIKDKFPIPVVEELLDELRGARFFTKLDMRSGYHQVPMHPDNVDKTAFCTHQGLFEFLVMPFGLTNASVTFQAMMNDILLPYLRRFVLDHQLFLKRSKCAFGLPSVEYLGHVISERGVSVDEQKVEAILSWPIPSLAHAVRGFLGLAGYYRRFIRDYGDIAAPLTALLKKEGFRWNHDVERAFRTL, from the exons AtggcgggcgacggcgagcagtCTTCCCTCGAGACAACCGTCGACGAGATGCTCACAACTCTCACCGACCTCACCGCCAAGGTCTCTGACCTCGCCACGCAGACCGCCGCCCTCAAACCCTTGTTGCCGCTCGCCAAGCAACTGGATGGCTTGCCGGACAAGGTGACCACCCTTCAAGCCGCGGCGTTCGAAGGCTCCAACCAGATCGCCGCCTTGAGTCTCGTCGTCTTGCGCCTGGAGAAGGCGCAGCGCGGTGACAAGGAGCCCTCCGAGGTGGACGCCGCCGGGGGGGGCTGCCTCCGTACC AACACGCCAGAACGTCGCCGCGTTCCATATGCGTCGCTGCACCTGACCGGGTCGGCCCAACTCTGGTTCTGCCGCCTGGAGTTGACGACGGGAACATCCTCATGGCACCGCTTCACACAACTTGTGCAGCAACGCTTCGGGCCGTCCATGACAGATGGCCTTGTCGGCGAGATGATGCTGCTCCGGCGGGACGGCATCGTGGACGACTACACCGACAAGTTTCTCGCCCTCGCATGTCGCGATGCCGAACTAACGGAGTCACAGTTGGTCCAGATGAACACCGCCAGCCTCGTCAACCCGCTCAAGACGGACATCGCGCTCCGCCGGCCAACATCCCTTGACGACGCCATCATGTTCGCCAGAGCCTACGAGCAACGCATGCTCTTGTCGGCGTCCAACCCCGGCCACACGTGGAGCATCCGCTCCGCGTCCCGCGCGGCGTCCACCCCGGCAACAGCATCGCACACGCCCTCTGCGTCGGCCCACGAATCTGCATCCTCGGCTGCGGCGGGCTCTGGCGGGACAATGTCACTCACGTCTACCCTTCCGCGCCGACGCCTTTCCCCGGCCGAGATGTCCCAGCGCCGCGCTGAAGGTCTGTGCTACAATTGTGACGAGAAGTTCGTCACGGGTCACCGCTGCAAGAAACTCTTCGTCATCGAGATCGTGGGGTTCGACGACGCGGACACAAACCCAACAGCGGCCACCATCTCCGCCACCGACGACACGCCGGGCATCTCTCTCCACGCGATCATCGGCGTCCGGGCTCGCGGCTGCCAGACCATCAAGGTGCTCGTGTCCATCGGCAACATGACGGGGATCGTTCTGCTCGACTCCGGCTCATCCCACAATTTCATCAATGTCGAcatggcgcggcgcgcgggcgttCCCCTACAGCCGTGCCCGCACCTCGCGGTCACCGTCACGAACGGCGATCGCGTGGCGTCCCCAGTCAAAGCTCTGGCCCAGCACATCGGCATCAGCGGGGAGGCGTTCGACATCGACTTTTATGCCCTCCCCTTAGGCGACTACGACATGGTGCTTGGCATCCAATGGTTGGGCACCCTTGGGCCGGTCCTTTGGGTCGTCGCGCGACACAAGCTGCGCTTCACACGATCCGGGAAGCGCATCACGTGGACCGGCATCGACACCACCCCGGGACTGGCGTCCGTGTCCCTGATGAGCCACGACGGCGACCTCCTCGACGCCCTGCTGGAGGAGTTTGACTCcctcttcaccgagccccaggGCCTGCCCCGGAACGTCACCTCTGCCACCGCATCCGCTTCAAGCCAGGCGCTGGAGCCATCACC CACCTCGGCGTTCTCATCCCTGGCACTGCTGATCCGCAAGCGCGACGATGCCATGATCAAGGACAAGTTCCCGATCCCAGTGGTGGAAGAGCTCTTGGACGAACTACGCGGGGCGCGATTCTTCACTAAGTTGGACATGCGTTCGGGCTACCATCAAGTCCCCATGCACcccgacaacgtcgacaaaacCGCGTTCTGCACGCACCAGGGCTTGTTCGAGTTCCTGGTGATGccgttcggcctcaccaatgcgTCGGTGACCTTCCAAGCCATGATGAACGACATTCTCCTGCCGTACCTGCGCCGGTTCGTCCTT GACCATCAGCTCTTCCTCAAGAGGTCCAAGTGCGCGTTCGGCCTCCCATCCGTGGAGTACCTTGGCCACGTAATTTCGGAGCGCGGCGTGTCCGTCGACGAGCAGAAGGTGGAGGCCATCCTATCCTGGCCGATCCCGTCCTTAGCTCATGCCGTTCGGGGCTTCCTCGGCTTGGCGGGCTATTATCGGCGCTTCATCCGCGACTACGGCGACATAGCTGCTCCGCTCACAGCCCTACTCAAGAAGGAAGGGTTCCGCTGGAACCATGATGTGGAACGCGCTTTCCGGACCTTGTAA
- the LOC120692368 gene encoding uncharacterized protein LOC120692368, with protein MPLRCNLTVMHNGSAPSDRLPWAPHLGVLGSAFLRRRVSASLRSTSSPIEAWRRRRSPPPHATRPHSVPPSLSSRCSRLDQPAAARGCDASMPKMAFQSSSRDSFTGAAYAAVAINDSLSPLQHLGFMLRKQVFLLSCLSREDYLHHSGIQTSPIKEIMRSTTLQSDFKQITHKQLL; from the exons ATGCCGTTGCGCTGCAATCTGACGGTGATGCACAACGGCTCAGCTCCCTCGGATCGGCTTCCGTGGGCACCCCATCTCGGCGTCCTCGGCTCGGCTTTCCTCCGACGTCGAGTGAGCGCGAGCCTCCGCTCCACTTCTTCTCCAATCGaagcctggcggcggcggagaagtcCACCCCCTCACGCGACTCGTCCCCACTCcgtgcctccctccctctcgtcGAGGTGCAGCCGCCTCGACCAGCCAGCAGCGGCGAGGGGCTGTGACGCTTCCATGCCGAAGATGGCATTCCAATCGTCTTCGCGTGACTCCTTCACTGGTGCCGCATACGCTGCCGTCGCAATCAACGattccctctctcctttgcaACATCTGGG GTTTATGCTCAGAAAACAAGTGTTTCTGCTATCATGTTTAAGCAGAGAAGACTACCTGCATCATTCTG GTATACAAACTTCACCAATCAAAGAAATAATGCGATCAACGACATTGCAATCAGATTTCAAACAGATCACCCACAAACAGCTCCTCTAA